The following is a genomic window from Gammaproteobacteria bacterium.
AATAATTAAAGTAATCTACTCCAGTAAAGAACATACCTGACTGTACTGGAAAGATACCACTTATATTACACCAAGTTTGCCCTTGAATAGGCTTATCATGGTCTCCAGCTATACCTATTAACTGAATGCCTACTTTGGTTAGTCTACGCTGCTGATCTCTAACAAAAGCTATTAGTCCTGGTGGAGGGTTATTATCCTCAAATAAATCACCAGCTATAACTACATAGCTTACTTGTTTTTGTATGGCTAGGTCACAGAGCCTTACAAAGTTATCTCTTAAATCCTCTTCAAGCTCAGGTATATTATAAAGTTTGTGACCTAAATGTACGTCCGCCGTTGCAAGAAACGGCGGACTAACATTGTCTTGAAGAGAGAATACAGGTTCTCTCTTATCCATTATTAATCATTTCTTTAGCTTTTTGACTAAGCTCCTCTACCGAATCAAACAAGTAAAAGACAAAACCTAGACAGGCTTTATCATTTAACATGTTTATTAACTGTGTTTTGCTTGTGTAACAAGAATAACAGCGATTTCTATTACCAGCTATAGGTACAAAGAAATAATGAAGTTCTTTATTTACATTGAGGTGAAGAGTGTAGTAAATACCTTCATATTTATAAGCCAAAACAAGCCTATGATGACTATGCCATGCGTTTACAGCTTCAGAAATAGTCATTGTCTTATTACTGCTATCTGCAATCAATCTCATATTACCACCTCC
Proteins encoded in this region:
- a CDS encoding hypothetical protein (Evidence 5 : Unknown function), yielding MRLIADSSNKTMTISEAVNAWHSHHRLVLAYKYEGIYYTLHLNVNKELHYFFVPIAGNRNRCYSCYTSKTQLINMLNDKACLGFVFYLFDSVEELSQKAKEMINNG